The following are from one region of the Amia ocellicauda isolate fAmiCal2 chromosome 1, fAmiCal2.hap1, whole genome shotgun sequence genome:
- the baalcb gene encoding brain and acute leukemia cytoplasmic protein, protein MGCGGSRTDALEPRYLESWTKETESTWLTSTDADIPLSSIQNIPSDHSSESGFMAEKNTIHSVADLFDDALPAPAQAYLKVCSAISDPSLNEVKPSSGNAVPSSKPQGALPSGTTVQKRSVLRTEETKWQANRMSTKQVTITVTQSIRQVDKTGKVKEKSHTTVEVVKPVEQHKEEEPSDNMLK, encoded by the exons ATGGGCTGTGGAGGCAGCAGAACAGACGCTCTTGAACCCAGATACTTGGAGAGCTGGACTAAGGAGACCGAGTCTACCTGGCTGACCAGCACAGATGCAGACATACCTCTCTCATCTATTCAGAACATCCCGTCGGATCACTCCTCGGAGTCAGGCTTCATGGCTGAGAAAAACACCATCCACTCCG TTGCAGATTTGTTCGATGATGCCCTTCCAGCTCCAGCGCAGGCCTACCTGAAAGTCTGTTCTGCCATTTCTGACCCTAGTCTGAATGAGGTCAAGCCCAGCAGTGGCAATGCAGTACCCTCTAGCAAACCACAGGGGGCACTGCCATCCGGCACCACTGTGCAGAAGAGGAGTGTCCTTCGAACGGAGGAG ACAAAGTGGCAAGCCAACAGGATGTCAACGAAGCAGGTGACCATCACAGTCACGCAGAGCATCCGGCAGGTAGACAAGACGGGGAAGGTGAAGGAGAAGTCCCACACCACTGTGGAGGTCGTGAAGCCTGTTGAGCAGCACAAGGAAGAGGAACCAAGTGACAACATGCTCAAGTGA